In Holophagales bacterium, one DNA window encodes the following:
- a CDS encoding cadherin-like domain-containing protein, with protein MRGRRGLPETLFLLAALFLVSLPASGQATRYKLLGWNNLGMHCMDADYQVMSILPPYNTIHAQLVAVPGGLVAGGTGFTVTYEAVADAGGSINSTSAGKTNFWDQVANLFGASPPVDTGLTGVKMPGLANQAQPMSWDAAHQWWVAEGIPITPWDDAGARNPYPLFRLVARNASGTVVAETQIVLPVSEEMNCSSCHRSQGGSEAARPAAGWVNHPDPELDYRLNVLRLHDGRQAGTQLYADALAAAGYAADGLYPTALRDGHAILCAKCHASEALPGSGHAGVPPLTRAVHSLHAGAVDPGNGLPLGSSQNRSACYQCHPGSTTRCLRGAMGASVGTDGQLAMQCQSCHGTMSVVGGANRTGWLNEPGCQSCHTGTAVSNNGQIRYLSVFEANGVERQAVNATFATNANTPAAGLSLYRFSRGHGGLACEACHGPTHAESPSSHANDEVQSLLFQGHRGMIVDCGTCHTSLPASTTGGPHGMHPIGSGWVSAHGDAISSTTACRACHGTDYRGTVLSRSQGDWTASTPWGQKVFWRGAKIGCYACHRGPNSENGNSNRAPVVTNAALVTESAPVTLTLAATDADGDPLELRIVSQPAHGTVGLLGRVATFYPEAGYDGPDAFTFAAWDGSIESNLGTVTVEVHAANGLFSDGFETGTKGRWNG; from the coding sequence ATGCGAGGACGCCGAGGCCTTCCCGAGACCCTGTTCCTGCTCGCCGCGCTCTTCCTCGTTTCGCTCCCGGCCTCCGGTCAGGCGACGCGCTACAAGCTGCTCGGTTGGAACAACCTGGGGATGCACTGCATGGATGCCGACTATCAGGTGATGTCGATCCTGCCCCCTTACAACACGATCCATGCCCAGCTCGTCGCCGTTCCCGGCGGCCTCGTGGCCGGAGGGACGGGCTTCACCGTCACCTACGAGGCGGTGGCCGACGCCGGTGGCTCGATCAACAGCACCTCGGCGGGGAAGACCAACTTCTGGGACCAGGTGGCCAACCTGTTCGGCGCCTCGCCCCCGGTCGACACCGGCCTGACCGGCGTCAAGATGCCTGGGCTGGCCAACCAGGCTCAGCCGATGAGCTGGGACGCGGCCCATCAGTGGTGGGTGGCCGAGGGGATTCCGATCACTCCCTGGGACGACGCCGGAGCGCGCAATCCCTATCCGCTCTTTCGCCTCGTCGCGCGCAATGCGAGCGGAACGGTGGTGGCCGAGACGCAGATCGTGCTGCCGGTCTCGGAGGAGATGAACTGCTCGAGCTGTCACCGTTCGCAGGGCGGCTCGGAGGCGGCGCGACCGGCGGCGGGGTGGGTGAATCACCCGGATCCCGAGCTCGACTACCGACTGAACGTCCTGCGCCTGCACGACGGTCGGCAGGCGGGAACGCAGCTCTATGCGGACGCGCTGGCCGCTGCGGGATACGCGGCGGACGGTCTCTATCCGACCGCGCTGCGCGACGGCCACGCGATCCTCTGTGCCAAGTGTCACGCCTCGGAGGCGCTCCCGGGCTCGGGTCACGCCGGTGTCCCGCCACTGACTCGTGCCGTGCACAGCCTTCACGCGGGGGCGGTCGACCCGGGGAACGGGCTGCCGCTGGGTTCGTCGCAGAACCGTTCGGCTTGCTACCAATGCCATCCGGGCTCCACGACCCGGTGCCTGCGCGGGGCCATGGGAGCCTCGGTCGGAACCGACGGCCAGCTCGCCATGCAGTGCCAGAGCTGTCACGGGACGATGAGTGTGGTCGGCGGCGCGAACCGGACCGGCTGGTTGAACGAGCCGGGTTGCCAGAGCTGTCACACCGGGACGGCGGTGAGCAACAACGGACAGATCCGCTACCTGTCGGTCTTCGAGGCCAACGGCGTGGAACGGCAGGCCGTCAACGCCACCTTTGCGACGAACGCGAACACTCCTGCCGCCGGCCTGTCGCTCTATCGCTTCTCACGTGGCCACGGCGGGCTCGCCTGCGAGGCCTGTCACGGTCCGACCCATGCCGAGAGCCCCAGCTCGCACGCCAACGACGAGGTCCAGTCGCTTCTCTTCCAGGGACATCGCGGGATGATCGTCGATTGCGGCACCTGCCACACCTCGCTGCCGGCCTCGACGACCGGGGGGCCGCACGGCATGCACCCGATCGGATCGGGATGGGTGAGCGCCCATGGCGATGCGATCTCGTCGACGACGGCCTGCCGCGCCTGCCACGGAACCGACTACCGCGGCACCGTGCTCTCGCGCTCGCAGGGCGATTGGACCGCCTCGACTCCCTGGGGTCAGAAGGTCTTCTGGCGCGGCGCCAAGATCGGCTGCTATGCCTGTCATCGGGGACCGAACAGCGAGAACGGAAACTCGAACCGCGCTCCGGTAGTGACGAACGCCGCGCTGGTCACCGAGAGCGCGCCGGTTACCCTCACCCTCGCCGCCACGGACGCCGATGGCGATCCGCTCGAGCTGCGCATCGTGAGCCAGCCGGCACACGGTACGGTCGGGCTCTTGGGCCGCGTGGCCACGTTCTACCCCGAGGCTGGCTACGACGGTCCCGATGCCTTCACCTTCGCAGCCTGGGACGGCAGCATCGAGTCGAATCTCGGCACGGTGACGGTCGAAGTCCACGCTGCGAACGGTCTCTTCAGCGACGGCTTCGAGACGGGAACCAAGGGCCGCTGGAACGGATGA
- the glk gene encoding glucokinase, with protein sequence MSAKRARGLQLLVGDVGGTNVRLALYESAGNDLQLLVERNYASREHRGVAEILERFLDESFFRSDRLCLGVAGPVRDGRCAVTNLPWVVDAGELAARLHLHHAWLLNDLEAFAYGLSELAPRDFALISPGEERPEGNAALIAAGTGLGEAGLFWDGTGWRPFATEGGHAGFAPESELEIELLRFLRRRGGRVTWERVLSGPGLVSLFEFFLARAGAVAPVWFTEARDHSDPAAAISAAASEGRSQEAIYALDLFVRLYGVEAGNLALKMKATGGVFLGGGIAPKMLGRLQSGAFLEAFHGKEPMRELLERIPVRVVTHRSAALLGAARYARLAAPAS encoded by the coding sequence ATGTCAGCCAAACGCGCCCGGGGTCTGCAGCTTCTGGTCGGCGACGTCGGCGGGACCAACGTGCGGTTGGCCCTCTACGAGTCGGCTGGCAACGACTTGCAGCTGCTCGTCGAACGCAACTACGCGAGCCGCGAGCACCGCGGCGTCGCCGAGATCCTCGAGCGCTTCCTCGACGAGTCCTTCTTCCGCAGCGACCGCCTCTGTCTGGGTGTTGCCGGCCCGGTGCGCGACGGGCGCTGCGCCGTCACCAACCTGCCGTGGGTCGTCGACGCCGGCGAGCTCGCCGCGCGCCTCCACCTGCACCACGCCTGGCTGCTCAACGATCTCGAGGCCTTCGCCTACGGGCTCTCCGAGCTCGCCCCGCGCGACTTCGCCCTGATCTCTCCCGGCGAGGAGCGGCCGGAGGGCAACGCGGCCCTGATCGCCGCCGGCACCGGGCTCGGCGAAGCCGGGCTCTTCTGGGACGGCACCGGCTGGCGGCCGTTCGCCACCGAAGGCGGTCATGCCGGCTTCGCACCGGAGAGCGAGCTCGAGATCGAGCTGCTGCGCTTCCTGCGCCGCCGTGGCGGACGGGTGACCTGGGAACGGGTGCTCTCGGGACCCGGGCTGGTGAGCCTCTTCGAGTTCTTCCTGGCCCGGGCCGGCGCCGTGGCCCCGGTCTGGTTCACCGAAGCGCGGGACCACAGCGATCCGGCGGCGGCGATCTCGGCTGCCGCCAGCGAGGGGCGCTCCCAGGAGGCGATCTACGCTCTCGACCTCTTCGTGCGGCTCTACGGCGTCGAGGCCGGCAACCTCGCCCTCAAGATGAAAGCAACCGGCGGCGTCTTCCTCGGCGGCGGCATCGCCCCGAAGATGCTCGGACGCCTGCAGAGCGGCGCCTTCCTCGAGGCGTTCCACGGCAAGGAGCCGATGCGCGAGCTGCTCGAGCGGATCCCCGTACGAGTCGTGACCCATCGCAGCGCGGCGCTCCTCGGCGCCGCCCGCTACGCCCGACTCGCCGCGCCGGCGAGCTGA
- a CDS encoding FHA domain-containing protein: protein MNPLDGIDTSAIEELMLVKAEEEQLAERLRRMGDLRSTVSPIVYARVEQDYRQREQALDERARPLKARAREEYRRLQSIHQALEAELETAQLESEEREFRHRIGEYDDTRFAEQTREGAERLAEREQALAAAEALRQRFLAAFHRPDELERPDPVEAPAQASSDDGTKAAPATGGEEPPAPSPAEIAPLSTVAETQSPEEDGITRPMATTPEPPPPPPLPIPLPDDVEEDGTVILPRRGTPIPDSSAELGATMVLPTARLVGQEEGLEEQFHLGPSVTVGRTQECQIRIARPAVSRRHARLDLAPDGTHVVVDLGSENGTYVNGVRVTEQRLADGDLVAFGTVRFLYKAG from the coding sequence ATGAACCCACTCGACGGAATCGACACCTCGGCCATCGAGGAGCTCATGCTGGTCAAGGCGGAAGAGGAGCAACTCGCCGAGCGGCTCCGCCGCATGGGCGACCTGAGGAGCACCGTCTCGCCGATCGTCTACGCCCGCGTCGAGCAGGATTACCGCCAACGGGAGCAAGCGCTGGACGAACGCGCTCGCCCGCTCAAGGCACGCGCGCGCGAGGAGTACCGGCGCCTGCAGTCGATCCACCAGGCGCTTGAGGCGGAGCTCGAAACGGCGCAGCTCGAATCCGAAGAGCGCGAGTTCCGCCATCGCATCGGCGAGTACGACGACACGCGCTTCGCCGAGCAGACGCGAGAGGGCGCCGAGCGGCTGGCCGAACGCGAGCAGGCGCTCGCCGCCGCCGAGGCGCTGCGCCAGCGCTTCCTCGCCGCCTTCCATCGCCCCGACGAGCTCGAACGGCCCGATCCGGTCGAGGCTCCCGCGCAAGCGTCGTCCGACGACGGCACCAAAGCGGCGCCGGCGACGGGAGGCGAGGAGCCGCCGGCTCCGTCTCCGGCCGAGATCGCGCCGCTCTCCACGGTCGCGGAAACCCAGAGCCCCGAGGAAGACGGCATCACCCGTCCGATGGCCACGACGCCGGAGCCGCCTCCGCCGCCGCCACTGCCCATCCCTCTCCCGGACGACGTCGAGGAGGACGGCACGGTGATCCTCCCGCGTCGCGGGACGCCGATTCCGGACTCCTCCGCCGAGCTCGGCGCGACGATGGTTCTGCCGACGGCCCGGCTCGTCGGCCAGGAGGAAGGGCTCGAGGAGCAGTTCCACCTCGGCCCTTCGGTGACGGTCGGACGCACGCAGGAGTGCCAGATCCGCATCGCCCGACCGGCGGTCTCGCGGCGCCACGCCCGGCTCGATCTCGCTCCGGACGGAACGCACGTCGTCGTCGACCTCGGCTCGGAGAACGGCACCTACGTCAACGGCGTGCGGGTCACCGAGCAGCGGCTTGCCGACGGCGACCTCGTCGCCTTCGGCACCGTGCGCTTCCTCTACAAGGCGGGATGA
- a CDS encoding methionine adenosyltransferase has product MAHSYVFTSESVTEGHPDKVCDFIADSVLDACFEQDAKSRVACEVLAKSHNLVLAGEITTNARLDYAAVAKKAIEEIGYTDATEPFNHQTTSILLAFTQQSNEIAQGVDEKSEKAKEQGAGDQGMMFGFATDETPELMPLPISLAHKLARGLADDRRSGQHGWLRPDGKTQVTVRYEGIHPKRVERLVVSTMHSADTPQERIHEYVRKVLAPRCLGDWYHDDMQIFVNPTGAFSHGGPSADAGVTGRKIIVDTYGGMGRHGGGAFSGKDPSKVDRSGAYFCRFVAREVVRAGLAKRAEVQVAYAIGVANPVSVNVNTFGTGSEERAAKFVEESFDFRPRAIIERLDLLRPIYRQTTNYGHFGRPGLPWEA; this is encoded by the coding sequence ATGGCCCACTCTTACGTCTTCACCTCGGAGTCCGTGACCGAGGGGCATCCGGACAAGGTCTGCGACTTCATCGCCGACTCGGTGCTCGACGCCTGCTTCGAGCAGGACGCCAAGAGCCGCGTCGCCTGCGAGGTGCTCGCCAAGAGCCACAACCTGGTGCTCGCCGGCGAGATCACCACCAACGCCCGCCTCGACTACGCCGCGGTGGCCAAGAAGGCGATCGAGGAGATCGGCTACACCGACGCAACCGAGCCGTTCAACCACCAGACGACCTCGATCCTGCTCGCCTTCACGCAGCAGTCGAACGAGATCGCCCAAGGGGTCGACGAAAAGAGCGAGAAGGCCAAGGAGCAGGGCGCCGGCGACCAGGGGATGATGTTCGGCTTCGCCACCGACGAGACGCCGGAGCTCATGCCGCTGCCGATCTCCCTCGCCCACAAGCTGGCGCGCGGCCTCGCCGACGACCGCCGCAGCGGCCAGCACGGCTGGCTGCGACCGGACGGCAAGACGCAGGTGACGGTGCGATACGAGGGGATCCACCCGAAGCGCGTCGAGCGCCTCGTCGTCTCCACCATGCACTCCGCCGACACGCCGCAGGAACGGATCCACGAGTACGTTCGCAAGGTCCTCGCCCCCCGCTGCCTGGGCGACTGGTACCACGACGACATGCAGATCTTCGTCAACCCGACCGGCGCCTTCTCGCACGGCGGGCCCTCGGCCGACGCCGGCGTCACCGGCCGCAAGATCATCGTCGACACCTATGGCGGCATGGGCCGGCACGGCGGCGGCGCCTTCTCCGGCAAGGACCCGTCGAAGGTCGACCGCAGCGGCGCCTACTTCTGCCGCTTCGTCGCGCGCGAAGTCGTGCGGGCCGGCCTCGCCAAGCGCGCCGAGGTGCAGGTGGCCTACGCCATCGGCGTCGCCAATCCGGTCTCGGTCAACGTCAACACCTTCGGCACCGGATCCGAGGAACGCGCCGCCAAGTTCGTCGAGGAGAGCTTCGACTTCCGCCCGCGGGCGATCATCGAACGGCTGGACCTGCTCCGCCCGATCTACCGCCAGACCACCAACTACGGCCACTTCGGTCGGCCCGGCCTCCCCTGGGAAGCCTGA
- a CDS encoding sensor domain-containing protein: MNPLTTIEDYLAALRNGLAGCDPAMVQDALADVDEFVREEREALRKAAETEPSEAELVARLLGRYGEPAEVADAYRQNEVRVARALSPRALSPVLAADPEPAVPAIAAAPPKRWRERLFGVFVDPHAFGALAYMFLSLATGIVYFTWTVAGLSLSLGLAILIVGVPFFLLFVASVRGIALLEGRIVETLLGERMPRRAPARVEGTWRERVVFWLRDRRTWSTILYLLLALPLGVLYFTLFAIVLTLTLGLFVGPLAGLFLGQPSFIHAEGFHLDLPIWLTVPLLWFASAFDLFVALHLARGIGRLQGKLAKALLVER; the protein is encoded by the coding sequence ATGAACCCGCTAACGACGATCGAAGACTACCTCGCGGCGCTCCGCAACGGGCTCGCCGGCTGCGATCCGGCGATGGTGCAGGACGCGCTGGCGGATGTCGACGAGTTCGTGCGCGAAGAGCGCGAGGCGCTGCGCAAGGCCGCCGAAACCGAACCGTCGGAAGCGGAGCTGGTCGCCCGGCTGCTTGGCCGCTATGGCGAGCCGGCCGAGGTGGCCGACGCCTACCGCCAGAACGAGGTGCGGGTGGCGCGCGCTCTCTCCCCGCGGGCCTTATCGCCGGTGCTGGCGGCGGATCCCGAGCCGGCGGTGCCCGCCATCGCGGCCGCCCCGCCGAAGCGTTGGCGCGAGCGGCTCTTCGGCGTCTTCGTCGACCCGCATGCCTTCGGCGCGCTCGCCTACATGTTCCTTTCGCTCGCCACGGGCATCGTCTACTTCACCTGGACGGTGGCCGGGCTCTCCCTCTCGCTGGGACTGGCGATCCTGATCGTCGGCGTGCCGTTCTTCCTGCTCTTCGTCGCCTCGGTGCGTGGCATCGCGCTGCTCGAGGGACGGATCGTCGAGACGCTCCTCGGCGAGCGGATGCCGCGACGGGCGCCGGCACGGGTCGAAGGCACCTGGCGCGAACGGGTGGTGTTCTGGCTGCGCGACCGCCGGACCTGGTCGACGATCCTCTACCTGCTCCTGGCGCTGCCGCTCGGCGTGCTTTATTTCACCCTCTTCGCCATCGTTCTGACGCTGACGCTCGGTCTCTTCGTCGGGCCGCTCGCCGGGCTGTTCCTCGGCCAGCCCAGCTTCATCCATGCCGAGGGCTTCCACCTCGACTTGCCGATCTGGCTGACGGTTCCGTTGCTCTGGTTCGCGTCGGCCTTCGATCTCTTCGTCGCGCTCCACCTGGCGCGAGGGATCGGTCGCCTGCAGGGCAAGCTCGCCAAGGCGCTCTTGGTAGAGCGGTAG
- a CDS encoding DUF393 domain-containing protein, with amino-acid sequence MSEVDRPAPAISTGGRDLVFFDGECALCDHAVRLLLRLDRHERLAFAPLHGATARHLAVAEPPGDAGSILFFPAGGGAPLRRSRAVVAILRAIGGPCRLAGALLCLLPTALADRLYDVVAWSRRRWFGPVRACSRSHRAPGGRLLP; translated from the coding sequence GTGAGCGAGGTCGACCGGCCGGCTCCTGCGATCTCGACGGGAGGTCGTGACCTCGTCTTCTTCGACGGCGAATGCGCGTTGTGCGACCACGCCGTCCGGTTGCTCCTCCGCCTCGACCGCCACGAGCGGCTCGCCTTCGCGCCACTCCACGGAGCGACCGCCCGTCACCTGGCGGTCGCCGAGCCGCCGGGCGACGCCGGTTCGATCCTCTTCTTCCCCGCCGGAGGCGGCGCACCGCTCCGCCGTTCCCGGGCCGTCGTCGCCATCCTGCGAGCCATCGGCGGTCCGTGCCGCCTCGCCGGCGCGCTGCTCTGCCTGCTGCCCACGGCGCTCGCCGACCGCCTCTACGACGTCGTGGCATGGAGTCGGCGGCGCTGGTTCGGACCGGTCCGAGCCTGCTCTCGGAGCCACCGAGCGCCCGGCGGCCGCCTGCTCCCCTGA
- a CDS encoding sulfite exporter TauE/SafE family protein — MNALAGGGTILTFPTLILLGVPAIQANATSTVALLPGAAASLAGYRREVATHRAWLRTLFVPSLVGGALGSMLLLATPEKLFASLAPWLVLFATLLFLFQAIRSRHPEVAREHPQTPTRFLLATLGQFGVALYGGYFGAGIGILMLVILGFLGLTDIHAMNGLKNFFGICINSLAAGYFIWKGAVLWPFALVMLAGAVAGGFAGAHFARRIGREKARLAVVGIGFFVFAVLLWQRYG; from the coding sequence ATGAACGCCCTGGCGGGCGGCGGCACCATCCTGACCTTCCCGACGCTCATCCTCCTGGGCGTGCCGGCGATTCAGGCCAACGCGACGTCGACCGTGGCACTCCTGCCCGGGGCCGCGGCGAGCCTCGCCGGCTATCGTCGCGAGGTGGCGACGCATCGCGCCTGGCTGCGCACGCTCTTCGTTCCCAGTCTGGTCGGCGGCGCGCTCGGCTCGATGCTCCTGCTTGCCACACCGGAGAAGCTCTTCGCGTCGCTCGCCCCCTGGCTCGTGCTCTTCGCCACGCTGCTCTTCCTCTTCCAGGCGATCCGCTCACGGCACCCCGAGGTCGCCCGCGAGCATCCGCAGACACCCACGCGCTTCCTCCTCGCCACCCTTGGCCAGTTCGGCGTGGCGCTCTACGGCGGCTACTTCGGGGCCGGCATCGGCATCTTGATGCTGGTCATCCTCGGGTTCCTCGGCCTGACCGACATCCACGCGATGAACGGGCTGAAGAACTTCTTCGGCATCTGCATCAACAGCCTCGCCGCCGGCTACTTCATCTGGAAAGGCGCCGTGCTCTGGCCGTTCGCCCTGGTGATGCTGGCCGGCGCGGTCGCCGGCGGCTTCGCCGGGGCTCACTTCGCTCGCCGAATCGGTCGCGAGAAGGCCCGTCTCGCCGTCGTCGGCATCGGCTTCTTCGTCTTCGCCGTTCTGCTCTGGCAACGCTACGGCTGA
- the lon gene encoding endopeptidase La, which yields MTETHTFPVLPLRDSVLFPGLAMPIGAGRPSTLKAIEAALASPSKRIFVLAQRQNLDQVTTDGLYAIGTVATMSQVQRGLAGFQLVLHGEQRAAALRLFEHDGFLQAVLVDAEEVPVEHPGEPAFVALVRELRERSAELGKRSGLPEEAVQRVIAGFEEAGQFADFVAAYVETATAERQALLETLDVEARVRRVLVLVQRQLSVLEAQEEIRSKVREELGGRQREAYLREQLKAIQKELGESDEASDADELKSKLDALDLPETTRKEIDREHTRLRRIGRESMESQVIRTFLETVAELPWGKRSDDILDLARAARILDEDHYGLSEVKDRVLEFLAVRQLRDRAKSGAEATAVEPPAEKKDARSGKDPHGRPGKGPILLLVGPPGVGKTSIARSIARAMGREYVRISLGGARDEADIRGHRRTYVGAMPGRIIQGMRQVGTKNPVFLLDEIDKLGVSFQGDPASALLEVLDPAQNDSFTDHYLGVPFDLSEVLFVTTANYIQNIPAPLLDRMETVEFAGYTELEKRAIARQYLVPRQLEENGLKGEELSLTDESLSEIINGYTREAGVRQLERELGKLARKAARKIALGETSAVAAGPAEVRDLLGRPRVHPERAAKADQVGVATGMFYTPVGGDILFVEASTMRGKGDLVLTGQLGDVMKESARAAWSYARAHAAALGIDEESFERDVHVHVPAGAIPKDGPSAGVTMATALVSALSGRPARFDLAMTGEITLTGRVLPIGGLKEKVLGAVRAGITEIVLPRENEADLQDLPEEVRAKVIAYPVSELGEVLAIALRGASFREGRLLFGEDPRESGEGKPAFPH from the coding sequence ATGACCGAGACTCACACCTTCCCCGTGTTGCCGCTGCGCGACTCGGTTCTGTTCCCCGGCCTTGCCATGCCGATCGGCGCCGGACGACCCTCGACGCTCAAGGCGATCGAGGCGGCGCTCGCCAGCCCGAGCAAGCGCATCTTCGTCCTCGCCCAGCGGCAGAACCTCGACCAGGTCACCACCGACGGGCTCTACGCCATCGGCACGGTGGCGACCATGTCGCAGGTGCAGCGCGGGCTCGCCGGCTTCCAGCTCGTGCTGCACGGCGAACAGCGCGCTGCGGCGCTGCGACTGTTCGAGCACGACGGCTTCCTGCAGGCGGTCCTGGTCGACGCCGAGGAGGTTCCGGTCGAACACCCCGGCGAGCCGGCGTTCGTCGCCCTGGTGCGCGAGCTGCGCGAGCGTTCGGCCGAGCTCGGCAAGCGCTCCGGACTTCCCGAAGAGGCGGTGCAGCGGGTGATCGCCGGCTTCGAGGAGGCCGGCCAGTTCGCCGACTTCGTCGCTGCCTACGTCGAGACCGCCACCGCCGAGCGCCAGGCTCTGCTCGAGACGCTCGACGTCGAAGCGCGCGTGCGGCGCGTCCTGGTGCTGGTCCAGCGTCAGCTCTCCGTGCTCGAGGCGCAGGAGGAGATCCGCAGCAAAGTGCGCGAGGAGCTCGGCGGCCGCCAGCGCGAGGCCTATCTGCGCGAGCAGCTCAAGGCGATCCAGAAGGAGCTCGGCGAGAGCGACGAGGCCAGCGACGCCGACGAGCTCAAGTCGAAGCTCGACGCTCTCGACCTGCCCGAGACGACGCGCAAGGAGATCGACCGCGAGCACACGCGCCTGCGTCGCATCGGCCGCGAGTCGATGGAGTCGCAGGTCATCCGCACCTTCCTCGAGACCGTCGCCGAATTGCCGTGGGGCAAGCGCAGCGACGACATCCTCGACCTGGCGCGCGCGGCGAGGATCCTCGACGAGGACCACTACGGCCTCTCCGAGGTGAAGGACCGCGTGCTCGAGTTCCTCGCCGTCCGCCAGCTTCGCGATCGCGCGAAGTCGGGGGCCGAGGCGACGGCGGTCGAGCCGCCGGCCGAGAAGAAGGATGCTCGGTCCGGCAAGGATCCGCACGGCCGGCCGGGCAAGGGGCCGATTCTCCTGCTCGTCGGACCTCCCGGCGTCGGCAAGACGTCGATCGCCCGCTCGATCGCCCGCGCCATGGGGCGCGAGTACGTCCGCATTTCGCTCGGCGGCGCGCGCGACGAGGCGGACATCCGCGGCCATCGTCGCACCTACGTCGGCGCGATGCCCGGGCGCATCATCCAGGGCATGCGCCAGGTGGGGACCAAGAACCCGGTCTTCCTGCTCGACGAGATCGACAAGCTCGGCGTGAGCTTCCAGGGCGATCCGGCGAGCGCGCTGCTCGAGGTGCTCGACCCGGCGCAGAACGACAGCTTCACCGACCACTACCTCGGCGTGCCGTTCGACCTGTCGGAGGTGTTGTTCGTCACCACGGCGAACTACATCCAGAACATTCCGGCGCCGCTGCTCGACCGCATGGAAACGGTCGAGTTCGCCGGCTACACCGAGCTCGAGAAGCGCGCCATCGCCCGGCAGTACCTGGTGCCGCGCCAGCTCGAGGAGAACGGCCTGAAGGGCGAGGAGCTCTCGCTGACCGACGAGTCGCTCTCCGAGATCATCAACGGTTACACCCGCGAGGCGGGCGTCCGCCAGCTCGAGCGCGAGCTCGGCAAGCTGGCCCGCAAGGCGGCGCGCAAGATCGCGCTCGGCGAGACCTCGGCGGTCGCCGCCGGCCCGGCCGAGGTGCGCGACCTGCTCGGCCGTCCGCGCGTCCATCCCGAGCGCGCCGCCAAGGCCGACCAGGTGGGCGTCGCCACCGGCATGTTCTACACCCCGGTGGGCGGCGACATCCTCTTCGTCGAGGCCTCGACGATGCGCGGCAAGGGCGATCTCGTCTTGACCGGCCAGCTCGGCGACGTGATGAAGGAGTCGGCGCGTGCCGCCTGGTCGTACGCTCGCGCCCACGCGGCGGCGCTGGGCATCGACGAGGAGTCGTTCGAACGCGACGTGCACGTTCACGTGCCCGCCGGGGCGATTCCCAAGGACGGCCCGTCGGCGGGCGTGACGATGGCGACGGCGCTCGTCTCGGCGCTCTCCGGCCGACCGGCGCGATTCGACCTGGCGATGACCGGCGAGATCACCCTCACCGGCCGCGTGCTGCCGATCGGCGGGCTCAAGGAGAAGGTCCTCGGCGCCGTGCGCGCCGGGATCACGGAGATCGTCCTGCCGCGCGAGAACGAGGCCGACCTCCAGGACCTGCCCGAGGAGGTGCGCGCCAAGGTGATCGCCTATCCGGTCTCCGAGCTCGGTGAGGTGCTCGCCATCGCCCTGCGCGGCGCCTCGTTCCGCGAGGGGCGGTTGCTCTTCGGCGAGGATCCGCGCGAGAGCGGCGAGGGCAAGCCCGCCTTCCCCCACTGA
- a CDS encoding PadR family transcriptional regulator: MIQDTSGSPVTLEEADLGELDRKLQKELNAGAVSLVLLALLAREPGPAYGYGLARRLEELTGGEPIVRPGTLYPALRALEGQGLAGSSVEPSVAGPPRRYYAITDLGRATLARWRPLWERTRTLVDNVLALGAGDEAAAPAAAEEPQ, from the coding sequence ATGATCCAGGACACTAGCGGAAGCCCGGTCACCCTCGAGGAGGCGGACCTCGGAGAGCTCGACCGGAAGCTCCAGAAGGAGCTGAACGCCGGAGCGGTCTCCCTGGTGCTGCTCGCGCTGCTGGCGCGGGAGCCCGGGCCGGCTTACGGTTACGGGCTCGCTCGCCGCCTCGAGGAGCTCACCGGAGGCGAGCCGATCGTGCGGCCGGGAACGCTCTATCCGGCACTGCGAGCGCTCGAAGGACAGGGTTTGGCGGGGAGCTCGGTCGAGCCTTCGGTCGCCGGACCGCCGCGTCGCTACTACGCGATCACCGACCTTGGCCGCGCCACGCTGGCGCGCTGGCGCCCGCTCTGGGAGCGGACACGGACCCTGGTCGACAACGTTCTCGCCCTCGGGGCGGGGGATGAGGCGGCGGCCCCGGCCGCCGCGGAGGAGCCGCAATGA